From Xylocopilactobacillus apis, a single genomic window includes:
- the walK gene encoding cell wall metabolism sensor histidine kinase WalK, whose amino-acid sequence MSKLVGFFRSLTFKIAMVFILLLLVTVEIIGAYFVRTSQNQGIQNFQNTVNNIFPNYVLNQLGSDITNPNTTKGNSEIQNILNSSQVTDVTALQVVDKNGTIRGDSNINNRGLIGQKTTNSDIKDALYSGQIQKKQVFDRSYGNTYVLVLPIKITNNSSTSNSAVGVVYVRASMESVYQSVSKVMIIFYTASIAAILLAIILAIIISRAMTHPIDDMKNQAIKMANGDYSGLVPVYSNDELGQLAQSINDLSLQIREAQESSLRERNRLDSVLFHMTDGVIATDRVGKISIINERALEFLDLEREEIVGKSILDVLKLSNQYSIRQILEQPHGIKIDENKNNEDELILNVDFATLKAKNGYITGLVCVLHDITEQQKNDREQREFVSNVSHELRTPLTSMRSYLEALEDGAWQDETYAPKFINVSLNETNRMIRMINDLLNLSRLDRGTFKLNLEYIDLIEFTNFIIDRFDMMIQTDDREPESTKFVNDFEDVNKKNYKIIRRYDRNSVWLEVDPDRLMQVIDNIMNNAIKYSPDGGIIKIEIRTTDNNVIFSITDQGQGIPKKERVKIFNRFYRVERARSRRKGGTGLGLAISKEVIEALGGHIWVESKENVGSTFSFSLPYDQHKWSEDLNWEENERGHSE is encoded by the coding sequence ATGAGTAAATTAGTAGGTTTTTTTAGGTCACTTACCTTTAAGATTGCAATGGTCTTTATTTTGCTTCTTCTTGTTACGGTAGAAATAATTGGAGCCTATTTTGTTAGGACTAGTCAAAATCAAGGAATTCAAAATTTTCAAAATACTGTTAATAATATCTTTCCCAATTATGTTTTGAATCAATTAGGATCTGATATTACAAATCCCAATACTACTAAAGGGAATAGCGAAATCCAAAATATTTTAAACTCTTCTCAGGTTACTGATGTTACAGCTCTGCAGGTTGTTGATAAAAATGGAACAATCAGAGGAGATTCAAACATTAATAATCGAGGTTTAATTGGTCAAAAAACCACTAATTCTGATATTAAAGATGCTTTATATAGTGGACAAATTCAAAAAAAACAAGTTTTTGATCGAAGTTACGGCAACACGTATGTTTTGGTTTTGCCGATAAAAATTACCAATAACTCTTCGACGTCGAATTCCGCAGTTGGGGTTGTTTATGTTCGTGCAAGTATGGAAAGTGTTTATCAAAGTGTCAGTAAAGTGATGATTATTTTCTATACTGCCAGTATTGCTGCAATTTTATTAGCAATAATTTTGGCAATAATTATTAGTCGAGCGATGACTCACCCGATTGATGACATGAAAAATCAAGCTATCAAAATGGCTAATGGAGATTATTCTGGGTTAGTGCCAGTCTATTCAAATGATGAACTTGGACAATTAGCTCAATCAATTAATGATTTGTCGCTTCAAATAAGAGAGGCTCAGGAATCTAGTTTAAGGGAACGAAATCGACTAGATTCGGTGCTTTTTCACATGACAGATGGCGTGATTGCAACTGATCGAGTTGGAAAGATTTCCATTATTAACGAAAGAGCACTTGAATTTTTAGACCTCGAACGAGAAGAAATTGTTGGGAAGTCAATTTTAGATGTTCTTAAATTAAGCAATCAATATTCAATTCGGCAAATTTTGGAGCAGCCGCACGGAATTAAAATTGATGAAAATAAAAATAATGAAGATGAGTTAATCCTTAATGTTGATTTTGCAACGTTAAAAGCCAAAAATGGCTATATAACAGGTTTGGTTTGTGTACTTCATGATATTACAGAGCAACAAAAAAATGATCGCGAACAACGTGAATTTGTATCAAATGTTTCTCACGAGTTAAGAACACCACTTACAAGTATGAGAAGTTATCTAGAAGCGTTAGAAGATGGAGCATGGCAAGATGAAACTTATGCTCCAAAATTTATTAACGTTTCACTCAATGAAACTAATCGAATGATTAGAATGATTAATGATCTTTTAAATTTATCTCGTCTTGATCGTGGAACTTTTAAATTAAATTTGGAATATATCGATTTAATTGAATTTACAAATTTTATCATTGATCGATTTGATATGATGATTCAAACAGATGATCGAGAACCTGAATCAACAAAATTTGTTAATGATTTTGAGGATGTAAATAAGAAAAATTATAAAATTATTAGACGTTATGATCGAAATTCAGTTTGGTTAGAAGTTGATCCAGATCGTTTAATGCAAGTTATTGACAATATTATGAATAATGCAATTAAATATTCTCCCGATGGGGGGATTATTAAGATTGAAATTAGAACGACTGACAACAATGTAATTTTTTCAATCACAGATCAAGGCCAAGGAATTCCTAAGAAAGAAAGAGTGAAAATCTTTAATCGTTTTTACCGAGTGGAAAGAGCTCGTTCAAGAAGAAAGGGAGGTACCGGGTTAGGTTTAGCTATTAGCAAGGAAGTGATTGAGGCACTTGGAGGTCATATTTGGGTTGAATCAAAAGAAAATGTAGGCTCCACTTTTTCTTTCTCACTTCCTTATGATCAGCACAAGTGGTCAGAAGATTTAAACTGGGAA
- the yycF gene encoding response regulator YycF — protein sequence MTKKILVVDDEKPITDIIKFNLSKEGFDVVTAFDGEDALAKTKSESPDLILLDLMLPKIDGLEVARQIRKTQNTPIIIISAKDDEIDKIIGLELGADDYVTKPFSNRELVARVKANLRRSDIAPAPANKTSKIKIADLEIDTDAYTVKKGDKTVELTNREYELLVYLARHVGQVMTREHLLQKIWDYDYFGDGRTVDVTIRRLREKVEDSPSNPTFLITKRGIGYYLNDPTNNE from the coding sequence ATGACAAAAAAAATTCTAGTAGTAGATGATGAAAAACCGATTACAGATATAATTAAATTTAATTTAAGTAAAGAGGGTTTTGATGTAGTCACGGCTTTTGATGGCGAAGATGCCTTAGCAAAAACAAAATCTGAATCACCAGATTTAATTTTACTTGATCTGATGCTGCCAAAAATTGATGGACTAGAAGTAGCTCGTCAAATTAGAAAAACTCAAAATACGCCAATTATCATTATTTCAGCCAAGGATGACGAGATTGATAAAATTATTGGACTTGAATTGGGAGCGGATGATTACGTTACCAAACCTTTTTCAAATCGTGAATTAGTTGCAAGAGTTAAAGCAAATTTACGTAGAAGTGATATTGCACCAGCACCAGCTAACAAAACGTCTAAAATTAAAATTGCTGATTTAGAGATTGATACTGATGCATATACTGTTAAAAAAGGTGATAAGACGGTTGAGCTAACCAATCGTGAATACGAGTTATTGGTTTATTTAGCTCGTCATGTTGGTCAAGTAATGACAAGGGAACATCTTCTGCAAAAAATTTGGGATTATGATTATTTTGGAGATGGAAGGACAGTTGATGTGACGATTCGCCGTTTACGTGAAAAAGTTGAGGACTCTCCAAGTAATCCAACGTTTTTAATTACAAAAAGAGGAATTGGCTATTATTTAAATGATCCAACTAATAATGAGTAA
- a CDS encoding phosphoketolase family protein: MHNDYSSTQYFDLMTKYFHAATYVSVGQLYLLNNPLLRRPITAEDLKIHPIGHWGTIAGQNFIYTHLNRVIKKYDLNMFYIEGPGHGGQVMVSNSYLDGSYTEIYPEITQDEKGMQKLFKQFSFPGGVASHAAPETPGSIHEGGELGYSISHGTGAVLDNPEVIAAVVVGDGEAETGPLATSWFSNTFIDPKKDGAVLPILNLNGFKISNPTILSRKSDQELTEYFKGMGWEPIFVEGDDPEKLNPVMAKSMDQGVEKIQQIQSDARTGQLKEEPHWPVIIFRAPKGWTGPKEWVGVPIEGSFRAHQIPIPVDQEHPEHIEALVEWLKSYHPEELFDETGKLKSEIAATIPDSAHRMAGNPITNGGLNPKDLKLPDPSNYQVKITTPGTEEKQDMIVWSDYLRDVIKNNPDNFMMFGPDETMSNRLYGIFEVTKRQWEEGIKEPYDESLAPEGRIIDSQLSEHQAEGFLEGYTLTGRHGIFASYEAFLRVVDSMITQHFKWIRKAKELSWRKSYPALNIVATSTAFQQDHNGYTHQDPGIITHLAEKKAEYIREYFPADANSLLAISNKTLNDRDVINLYVTSKQPRPQFYSMTEASELAEKGLKVIDWASNDQGEQPDLIIAACGTEPNLEGLAAVNLLHDQFPELKLRFVNIVDLLKLRVPELDSRGLTESEFNKYFPAGVPIIFAFHGYEDIIRSIFYDRPNHPVYIHGYREDGDITTGFDMRVVNELDRYHLAKDAVKRVKAIDEEEAIQFSKEMDEMLKKHHDYIREAGADLPEVTDWKFNPLN, from the coding sequence ATGCATAACGACTATTCATCTACTCAGTATTTTGATTTAATGACAAAATATTTTCATGCTGCAACTTACGTTTCAGTCGGTCAGCTCTACCTTTTAAACAATCCTCTTCTGCGTCGACCAATAACTGCAGAAGATTTGAAAATTCACCCAATTGGTCATTGGGGCACAATAGCCGGCCAGAACTTTATCTATACTCATCTTAATCGGGTAATTAAAAAATATGATTTAAACATGTTCTATATCGAAGGTCCAGGACACGGCGGGCAAGTCATGGTATCTAACTCTTACTTAGACGGCAGCTATACTGAAATCTATCCAGAGATCACCCAAGATGAAAAAGGGATGCAAAAATTATTCAAACAGTTTTCATTTCCGGGCGGAGTAGCGAGTCATGCGGCACCCGAAACACCCGGTTCCATCCATGAAGGAGGAGAATTAGGCTATTCGATTTCTCATGGAACGGGAGCAGTGTTAGACAATCCAGAAGTGATTGCCGCGGTAGTAGTAGGAGATGGTGAGGCCGAGACGGGTCCATTGGCGACATCATGGTTTTCCAATACTTTCATTGATCCAAAGAAAGACGGAGCAGTACTGCCAATTTTGAATTTAAATGGATTTAAGATTTCTAATCCAACGATTCTTTCGCGCAAAAGCGATCAGGAGTTAACTGAATACTTTAAAGGAATGGGCTGGGAACCGATTTTTGTTGAAGGAGATGACCCAGAGAAATTAAATCCCGTGATGGCGAAATCTATGGATCAGGGAGTCGAGAAGATTCAACAGATCCAGTCTGATGCAAGAACTGGTCAGTTAAAAGAAGAACCACATTGGCCGGTAATTATTTTCCGGGCACCAAAAGGCTGGACAGGACCAAAAGAATGGGTAGGAGTTCCAATTGAGGGATCATTTAGAGCCCATCAGATTCCCATTCCAGTTGACCAGGAACATCCAGAGCACATTGAAGCACTGGTTGAATGGTTAAAATCGTATCATCCGGAAGAATTATTTGATGAAACAGGAAAGCTTAAATCGGAGATTGCAGCAACAATTCCCGATTCAGCTCATCGAATGGCAGGCAATCCGATCACAAACGGAGGGTTAAATCCTAAAGATTTAAAACTGCCTGATCCAAGTAATTATCAAGTAAAGATTACAACTCCAGGAACCGAAGAAAAACAGGACATGATCGTTTGGTCAGATTATTTAAGAGATGTAATCAAAAATAATCCCGATAATTTCATGATGTTTGGACCAGATGAAACGATGAGCAATCGGCTGTATGGAATTTTTGAAGTGACAAAACGGCAGTGGGAAGAAGGCATTAAAGAGCCGTATGATGAATCATTGGCACCTGAAGGCAGAATCATTGACTCCCAGCTTTCAGAACATCAGGCAGAAGGGTTCCTTGAAGGTTATACCTTAACGGGAAGACACGGAATATTTGCGTCATATGAAGCATTTCTAAGAGTAGTTGATTCAATGATTACCCAGCACTTCAAATGGATTAGAAAGGCTAAAGAGTTAAGCTGGCGCAAGAGTTATCCCGCACTAAATATAGTAGCAACATCAACGGCATTCCAGCAGGATCATAACGGGTATACGCATCAAGATCCAGGAATCATTACGCATTTAGCAGAAAAGAAAGCAGAATACATCAGAGAATACTTCCCAGCGGATGCAAACTCTCTTTTAGCGATATCTAATAAGACGTTAAACGATCGGGATGTGATTAATCTTTATGTGACATCAAAACAGCCGCGCCCTCAGTTTTATTCAATGACAGAAGCTAGTGAGTTAGCCGAGAAGGGATTAAAGGTGATAGATTGGGCGAGTAATGATCAGGGAGAACAGCCTGATTTAATAATTGCAGCCTGCGGAACTGAACCGAATCTGGAAGGCTTAGCGGCGGTGAATCTGCTGCACGATCAATTCCCAGAATTGAAACTGAGATTTGTAAATATTGTTGATCTGTTGAAACTACGAGTTCCAGAACTTGATTCAAGAGGATTAACGGAATCAGAGTTCAATAAATATTTCCCAGCGGGAGTACCGATTATTTTTGCATTCCATGGATATGAAGATATCATTCGTTCAATTTTTTATGATCGGCCGAATCATCCAGTTTATATTCATGGCTACCGAGAAGACGGAGACATTACGACGGGATTTGACATGCGGGTGGTAAATGAGTTAGACCGGTATCATTTAGCCAAAGATGCAGTTAAGCGAGTAAAGGCAATTGATGAAGAAGAGGCTATCCAATTCTCAAAAGAGATGGATGAAATGTTAAAGAAGCATCATGATTACATCAGAGAAGCAGGAGCAGACCTGCCGGAAGTTACTGATTGGAAGTTTAACCCGTTAAATTAA
- a CDS encoding amino acid permease yields the protein MSETHKQLRWYNVALIAFVAVWGLGNVVNNFAQQGLTVVTSWILIMLIYFVPYTLIVGQLGSTFKDANGGVASWIKETSTSRLAYYAAWTYWIVHIPYLAQKPQGILISLSWLFKGNGNFIHTVPSIVVSIICLVIFLVFLWVSAQGLTTLNRIGSIAGTAMFVMSILFIILAIAAPFMVGGHIETPNMDKLSTYLPNFNFQYFTTISMLVFAVGGAEKISPYVNKTKNASKEFPRGMLVLAGMVALCAILGSFAMGILFNSHHIPKDLIANGPYVAFAKLGNFFHVGSLFVILYAIANAMAQISALAFSIDAPLKILLDDTDRRFVPKKLTKTNKKGTLINGYYLTGLLVGILIIVPSIGIGNMNELYNWLINLNSVVMPMRYLWVFLAFIMLNKQLEKFHSDYMFVKNKNVGMFVGGWCFFFTAFACILGMIPKISYSADPKSWIFQLILNILTPIVFLLLGLIMPAIARHELKKEEN from the coding sequence GTGTCAGAAACTCATAAACAGCTGCGTTGGTATAATGTGGCTTTGATTGCTTTTGTTGCAGTCTGGGGATTAGGTAATGTAGTTAATAATTTTGCTCAGCAAGGATTAACAGTTGTTACTTCTTGGATCCTAATTATGTTGATCTATTTTGTCCCTTACACGCTTATTGTAGGTCAATTAGGTTCCACTTTTAAAGATGCAAACGGAGGGGTCGCTTCTTGGATTAAAGAAACAAGCACTAGTCGCTTAGCTTACTATGCTGCTTGGACTTACTGGATTGTTCATATCCCTTACCTGGCTCAAAAACCTCAAGGAATATTAATATCTTTAAGCTGGCTTTTCAAAGGTAATGGTAATTTCATTCACACTGTTCCTTCGATTGTTGTTTCAATTATTTGTTTAGTTATTTTTTTGGTATTTCTTTGGGTTTCAGCCCAAGGGCTTACAACTTTAAATAGAATTGGCAGTATTGCTGGAACTGCAATGTTTGTCATGTCAATATTGTTTATTATCCTAGCAATTGCAGCGCCGTTTATGGTTGGAGGTCATATTGAGACTCCGAACATGGACAAGTTGAGCACTTACTTACCAAATTTTAATTTTCAATACTTTACAACAATTTCTATGCTTGTGTTTGCCGTAGGGGGAGCTGAGAAAATCTCACCTTACGTTAATAAGACCAAAAATGCATCAAAAGAATTTCCTCGTGGAATGCTGGTTTTAGCAGGAATGGTTGCATTGTGCGCTATCTTAGGATCATTTGCAATGGGAATTTTATTTAATTCTCATCATATTCCTAAGGATTTGATAGCTAACGGCCCTTATGTTGCATTTGCTAAATTAGGCAATTTTTTTCATGTGGGATCTTTGTTTGTAATTTTGTATGCAATAGCAAATGCCATGGCTCAAATTTCAGCTTTAGCTTTCTCGATTGATGCTCCACTTAAAATTTTGTTGGATGATACTGATCGCCGCTTTGTTCCTAAAAAGTTAACGAAAACGAACAAGAAAGGTACTTTAATTAATGGTTATTATTTAACAGGTCTTTTAGTCGGAATTTTAATTATTGTTCCATCTATTGGAATTGGAAATATGAACGAACTTTATAATTGGTTGATTAATTTGAATTCCGTTGTAATGCCGATGCGTTATTTATGGGTTTTCCTAGCGTTTATCATGTTGAATAAGCAGCTTGAGAAATTTCATAGTGATTATATGTTTGTAAAAAATAAAAATGTTGGAATGTTTGTTGGTGGTTGGTGTTTCTTCTTTACGGCCTTTGCATGTATTTTAGGAATGATTCCAAAGATTTCATATTCGGCAGATCCGAAAAGTTGGATTTTCCAATTAATATTGAATATTCTGACTCCAATTGTTTTTCTTTTATTAGGTTTAATCATGCCGGCGATCGCTCGGCACGAATTAAAAAAGGAAGAAAATTAA
- a CDS encoding ABC transporter ATP-binding protein, which produces MKNKKTILAKSHNPLKTLVRLLRYMLYKNHLRVAIVLVMILISAYANVQGALFLQTVIDKYISPLVKQDNPSFSGLLSAIIMMAGVYLAGIAAGLVYNLLMVKISEGTQQKIRNQMFENLEKLPVRYFDTKSHGDIMSHFTNDTDTLRQMISQSIPNLVLSIIIFITTFVAMLSISLLLTLFVVITLLLMFMVTKKITSKSGQYFSEQQKDIGEVNGFIEEMIHGQKVIKVFNHEESAISDFDQINDQLQKSSTEANVLANTLMPVMFNSLNIQYVLLAIIGGMFSLYGFSAITVGMIAAFLQLSRTLGQPVSQIAQQTNFIVMALAGAERIFDLMDEKPESDDGFVTQVNVSEKDGKLIEVNEANDNWAWKYPHHDGKVTYTKLTGDIKFENVNFGYNPDHIVLHNINLYAKPGQKIALVGATGAGKTTITNLLNRFYDIQDGKILYDGIDIKKIKKDSLRHSLGIVLQDTNLFTGTVEDNIRFGKLDATKEEVVSAAKLSNADLFIEHLPEKYDTILSNNAEGLSQGQRQLLAIARAAVADPPVMILDEATSSIDTRTEQIVQEGMDHLMQGRTVFVIAHRLSTIQNSDVILVMDHGRIIERGDHDSLLAEHGTYYQLYTGKVELE; this is translated from the coding sequence GTGAAAAATAAAAAAACAATTCTTGCTAAGTCACATAATCCTTTAAAAACTCTCGTTAGATTGTTAAGGTATATGTTATACAAAAATCACCTTCGAGTTGCAATTGTGTTGGTTATGATTTTAATTAGTGCTTATGCTAATGTTCAAGGAGCTCTCTTTTTACAAACAGTAATTGATAAATACATTAGTCCGCTGGTAAAACAAGATAATCCGAGTTTTAGCGGATTATTAAGCGCGATTATTATGATGGCAGGAGTTTATTTGGCTGGTATTGCTGCAGGTCTCGTTTATAATCTTTTAATGGTTAAAATCAGCGAAGGCACCCAGCAAAAAATCAGAAATCAAATGTTTGAAAATCTGGAAAAATTACCGGTTAGATATTTTGATACTAAATCTCATGGCGATATTATGAGCCATTTCACTAACGATACAGATACTCTAAGGCAAATGATTTCACAAAGCATTCCAAACTTAGTTTTATCAATTATCATTTTTATAACCACATTTGTTGCAATGTTAAGTATCAGTCTTTTGCTCACCCTTTTTGTTGTTATAACTTTATTATTGATGTTTATGGTAACTAAGAAGATTACTAGTAAAAGTGGACAGTATTTTAGTGAGCAGCAAAAAGATATTGGTGAAGTAAATGGATTTATTGAAGAAATGATTCATGGTCAAAAGGTGATTAAAGTTTTCAACCATGAAGAATCAGCAATTTCTGATTTTGATCAAATTAATGATCAGCTTCAAAAGAGTTCGACAGAAGCAAACGTTTTAGCCAATACATTAATGCCAGTAATGTTTAATTCATTAAATATTCAGTATGTTTTGTTAGCAATAATTGGTGGGATGTTCAGTTTGTATGGATTTTCTGCAATTACGGTTGGAATGATTGCCGCATTTCTTCAATTAAGCAGAACTCTTGGTCAGCCTGTGTCCCAGATAGCTCAGCAAACCAATTTTATTGTAATGGCATTAGCGGGTGCAGAGAGAATTTTTGATCTGATGGATGAAAAGCCAGAATCAGACGATGGTTTTGTTACTCAGGTTAATGTGAGTGAAAAGGATGGAAAACTAATTGAAGTTAATGAAGCAAACGATAATTGGGCATGGAAATATCCTCATCATGATGGGAAAGTCACCTATACGAAGTTAACAGGTGATATTAAATTTGAAAATGTTAATTTTGGGTACAATCCAGATCATATTGTTTTACATAACATCAATCTTTATGCTAAGCCAGGCCAAAAAATTGCTTTAGTTGGTGCAACGGGTGCTGGCAAAACTACGATTACTAACTTATTGAATCGATTTTATGATATTCAAGACGGCAAAATTCTTTATGATGGGATAGATATCAAAAAAATAAAGAAGGATTCTTTAAGACATTCTTTAGGGATTGTTTTACAGGATACCAATTTATTTACCGGGACTGTTGAAGATAATATTCGTTTTGGTAAATTAGATGCGACAAAAGAAGAGGTTGTATCTGCTGCTAAATTGTCTAATGCTGATCTTTTTATCGAACATTTACCTGAAAAATACGACACGATTCTTTCAAACAATGCTGAAGGCTTGTCACAAGGTCAAAGGCAGCTTTTAGCGATTGCTCGTGCTGCAGTAGCTGATCCTCCAGTAATGATTCTTGATGAAGCAACTTCAAGCATTGATACGAGAACTGAACAAATCGTTCAAGAGGGGATGGATCACTTAATGCAGGGACGCACAGTATTTGTTATTGCTCACCGACTTTCAACAATTCAAAACTCAGACGTAATTTTAGTAATGGATCATGGAAGAATTATTGAACGGGGAGATCACGATTCTTTACTGGCAGAGCATGGCACATATTATCAGCTTTATACTGGCAAAGTAGAGCTTGAATAA
- a CDS encoding ABC transporter ATP-binding protein produces the protein MIKKLLANLGEYKKESIITPIYVAGEALMDVITPTVMAMLIDRGINQGNKEELFKIGFLLFLCAMISFVFGVMSARTGARASVGFARNLRHNIFSKIQTFSFSNIDRFSSSSLVTRMTTDVTNIQNAYQMTIRIIARSPLMIVFALIMTFIINPQLAQIYLWIIPFLIIGLGLVIHFAHPLFNVVFKIYDKLNSVVSENLQGIRAVKSYVRENEQEDKFNEVSKRIYKTFMKAQQIVAFNMPILQFAVYACMLLISWFGAQFIVNKQGFTEGQLVSMFNYTMQILMNLNMLSMIFVMILMSRPSAERVVEVLSEESDIKDPVNPIMEIPDSSVEFKNVNFTYHENDSDLVLKNINLSVKPGEFIGIIGGTGSSKSTLVQLIPRLYDVTSGEIKVGGHNVKEYGLEKLRDEVGMVLQNNVLFHGTISDNLKWGNADATDEEVVQAAKIAQADSFVQEFPKKYDTMISQGGTNVSGGQKQRLTIARALLKKPKILILDDSTSAVDTKTDREIKKGLRETIPGTTTFIISQRISSVEDADRIVVLDNGKIDQVGTSDELLATNKIYQEIFRSQQKGFGQSEK, from the coding sequence ATGATAAAAAAATTATTAGCCAATCTTGGTGAATATAAAAAAGAAAGCATTATTACCCCGATTTATGTTGCAGGTGAAGCGTTGATGGACGTGATTACACCGACAGTAATGGCAATGTTAATTGATCGAGGTATTAATCAAGGGAATAAAGAAGAATTATTTAAGATCGGATTTTTGCTCTTTCTTTGTGCGATGATTTCCTTTGTTTTTGGTGTAATGTCAGCCAGAACTGGAGCTCGAGCATCGGTCGGCTTTGCTCGTAATCTGCGGCATAATATCTTTTCAAAAATCCAAACTTTCTCTTTTTCAAATATTGATCGTTTTTCTTCTTCTAGTTTGGTAACAAGAATGACTACCGATGTTACAAATATTCAAAATGCTTATCAAATGACGATTAGAATAATTGCAAGAAGTCCACTAATGATCGTATTCGCCTTAATTATGACTTTCATTATTAATCCTCAGCTAGCCCAAATTTATCTTTGGATTATTCCATTTTTAATTATTGGATTAGGCCTTGTTATACATTTTGCACATCCTTTATTTAATGTTGTTTTTAAAATTTACGATAAATTAAATAGTGTAGTTTCTGAAAATTTACAAGGAATTAGAGCTGTTAAGTCATATGTCCGGGAAAATGAGCAAGAAGATAAGTTTAATGAAGTTTCAAAAAGAATCTATAAAACTTTTATGAAAGCTCAGCAAATAGTTGCATTTAACATGCCAATTTTACAATTCGCGGTTTATGCCTGCATGCTTTTAATTTCATGGTTTGGTGCACAATTTATTGTTAACAAGCAAGGATTTACTGAAGGCCAATTAGTTAGTATGTTTAATTACACTATGCAGATTTTGATGAACTTAAATATGCTTTCGATGATTTTTGTCATGATTTTAATGTCTCGCCCTTCAGCAGAAAGAGTCGTTGAAGTTCTCTCTGAAGAAAGTGATATAAAAGATCCCGTAAATCCGATTATGGAAATTCCTGACAGCAGTGTTGAATTTAAGAATGTCAATTTTACCTATCATGAAAATGATTCAGATCTGGTTTTAAAAAATATCAATTTATCAGTTAAGCCAGGTGAATTTATTGGGATTATAGGAGGAACTGGCAGTTCAAAATCTACATTAGTTCAATTAATACCAAGACTTTATGATGTTACAAGCGGCGAAATTAAAGTTGGCGGACATAATGTTAAAGAATATGGATTAGAAAAATTGCGTGATGAAGTGGGGATGGTTTTACAAAATAACGTTCTTTTTCATGGCACAATTTCAGACAATCTTAAGTGGGGCAATGCTGATGCAACTGATGAAGAAGTCGTTCAAGCAGCTAAAATTGCTCAAGCAGATAGTTTTGTTCAAGAATTTCCTAAAAAATATGACACGATGATTTCTCAGGGAGGGACTAATGTTTCTGGTGGTCAAAAGCAACGTCTAACGATTGCCAGAGCACTTCTAAAGAAACCGAAGATTTTAATCTTAGATGATTCAACCAGTGCTGTTGATACCAAAACTGATCGTGAAATAAAGAAAGGGCTTCGCGAAACGATTCCAGGCACAACGACGTTTATAATTTCTCAGAGGATTTCTTCAGTTGAAGATGCAGATCGAATTGTCGTTTTAGATAATGGGAAAATAGACCAGGTGGGCACTAGTGACGAATTGTTAGCAACTAATAAAATTTACCAAGAAATATTTAGATCTCAGCAGAAAGGATTTGGGCAAAGTGAAAAATAA
- the mscL gene encoding large-conductance mechanosensitive channel protein MscL translates to MLKEFKNFIARGNILDLAVGVIIGGAMTNMVSSLTKNLINPLLSMFVGKTDLGRLKVTIFGATYKYGDFLNDVINFLIIAFVVFLLLKAIRKIIPEKKSDPAKPSNEEVLLTQIRDLLAKEESK, encoded by the coding sequence ATGTTAAAAGAATTTAAAAATTTTATTGCTCGCGGAAATATTTTAGATTTAGCTGTAGGTGTAATCATTGGTGGGGCAATGACTAATATGGTAAGCTCATTGACCAAAAATCTGATTAATCCGTTATTGTCAATGTTTGTTGGAAAAACTGATTTAGGGCGTTTAAAAGTAACAATTTTTGGAGCCACTTATAAGTATGGTGATTTTCTAAATGATGTAATCAATTTTTTAATTATTGCCTTTGTTGTTTTTCTGCTTCTTAAAGCTATTAGAAAAATTATTCCTGAAAAGAAAAGTGATCCTGCTAAGCCAAGTAACGAAGAAGTTTTACTTACTCAGATAAGGGATTTACTAGCAAAAGAAGAATCAAAGTAG